CACCACGATCTCCATGCCCGCCGCGCGCCTCTCGGCGACGATCCCCGCCAGGCGCTCGTACTCGGCGGCGTACTCGGCCGGCCCGGGCAGCGGGAAGGCCTCGCCGCTCGGGCTCAGCGACACGCGCTGCTCACCGCTCATGCTGACTCCTTGTGCGTGGGGGTCTCGCCCCCGGCAGGCTCGGGGGCGGCGCCCCCGAGGGGGCTACTGCGTCTTGTCCTTGTTGGTGCTGAAGCGGAAGGGGACGTACAGGGGGCAGCTCTTGACGAGCGCGGTGACGATGAGCACGGCGCCGATCAGCGCCCACCAGGACTTGGCGCCGATGCTGACCAGCAGGATGATCGCGCCCAGCACGAGGCGGACGAGTCGATCGACGCTACCCATGTTCTTGACCATGGTTCCTCC
This window of the bacterium genome carries:
- a CDS encoding DUF2892 domain-containing protein, producing the protein MVKNMGSVDRLVRLVLGAIILLVSIGAKSWWALIGAVLIVTALVKSCPLYVPFRFSTNKDKTQ